In Nonomuraea muscovyensis, one genomic interval encodes:
- a CDS encoding WhiB family transcriptional regulator codes for MWITDWTSRAACRGADPDALFVQGAAQNRAKLICRGCPVRTECLADALDNRIEFGVWGGMTERERRALLRRRPDVDSWRDLLESAKEEYERTNELIAG; via the coding sequence ATGTGGATCACGGATTGGACCTCCCGTGCCGCCTGTCGAGGTGCGGACCCGGACGCACTGTTCGTCCAGGGGGCCGCTCAGAACAGGGCAAAGCTGATCTGCCGAGGATGCCCGGTCCGTACCGAATGCCTCGCCGATGCGCTGGACAACCGCATCGAGTTCGGGGTGTGGGGCGGTATGACCGAACGCGAGCGTCGGGCGCTGCTGAGGCGGCGGCCGGACGTGGACTCATGGCGCGACCTGCTTGAGTCCGCCAAGGAAGAGTACGAACGCACCAATGAGCTGATCGCGGGCTGA